The Eubacterium sp. MSJ-33 genomic sequence AAGCTGCTCAAATCCGTCAGAAATACGTGTTTCTACACTTTTATCGAATCCATATTCCTGGATATGTGTCTGTGCGATTGCCAAAGGTCCTTTTCGTACATCCATAGCTATCACATGATCTGCCAACGACTCTGCTATACACGACATCGAGACAAACGCATGATCACATCCGATATCCGCTACACAGGCAATCTTCCCATGTGCTTCTTTCTCCCGTCTCAGCATCGCAAGTATCGCCTGCATACGCATGGACAAAGGTATTTTTCTTTTACTCGTTTGCATCTAAGAAATCCTTCAACTTTCTACTCTTGCTTGGATGTCTCAGTCTACGCAATGCTTTTGCTTCAATCTGGCGGATACGCTCTCTGGTTACCTGGAATTCTTTTCCAACCTCTTCCAGAGTTCTTGCACGGCCATCATCCATACCAAAACGAAGACGTAAAACCTTCTGCTCTCTCGGTGTCAATGTATCCAAAACCTCATTGAGCTGGTCTCTAAGCAGATTGCTCGCTGCAGCCTCTGCCGGAACCGGCACATTCTGATCCTGGATAAAATCACCCAGATGGCTGTCTTCTTCTTCACCGATCGGAGTTTCCAGCGATACCGGTTCCTGCGAAATCTTCAAGATCTCACGTACACGCTCTACAGAAATCCCCATACGCTCTGCAATCTCCTCCGGAAGCGGTTCTCTTCCTAACTCCTGCAGAAGCTGTCTGGACTCACGAATCAGCTTATTGATTGTCTCAACCATATGAACCGGAATCCGGATTGTTCTTGCCTGATCTGCGATTGCACGTGTTATCGCCTGACGAATCCACCACGTTGCATACGTACTAAACTTATATCCCTTTTCATAATCGAATTTTTCAACAGCCTTGATGAGTCCCAGATTTCCTTCCTGAATCAAATCCAAAAACAGCATACCACGTCCTACATATCGTTTTGCAATACTGACAACCAAACGAAGATTCGCTTCTGCAAGTTTCTGTTTTGCCTTCTCATCGCCTGCCTCCATGCGTTTTGCCAACTCAATTTCTTCCTCTGCTGTCAAAAGCGGTACCTTTCCAATCTCTTTCAGATACATACGAACAGGATCTTCAATGCTTACACCGTCCGGAACAGACAAATCAATCTTCTCGATATCAATGTCCGCATCTTCCGTATCTTCCAGAATCATATCATCCAGAATCTCATCATCATCCTCTGTCTCAGACAATACAGCAACATGATGTTCATCCAGATAATCAAATATTTTTGTCATAATATCTGTCGTGAGTGTAATATCCGGCTTACCGACAAAATAATTCACGATTTCCGTATCGATCAACGTATTATCATTCTTCTTTGCCATCTCCACAAGATTCTCCAGATGTTCCTTCATCTGATCTGTCTGCATGATGTTCTCATCTGTATTCTTTGCTGTGCTTGTTTCCTTATCTGTTACTTTCTTTGCCATTTTAGGTTCCATCCTTCCATTGTGATTATATTCTATCCATTCTTTAATGAAATATGCAATTTCGTCAATTTTGCCTTTTCTGCTATCAACTCCGGCAACTGTTCCGGATTTAATGCAATATTCGCCAATTCATAATCAATCCTTGCCATCTTTACTTTTCTGACCAGATCATTGATTATGCGCTCCCGTTCCTCTTCTGTAACCTGAACATCCAATTCTGTCTGTAGAATCTT encodes the following:
- the rpoD gene encoding RNA polymerase sigma factor RpoD, which encodes MAKKVTDKETSTAKNTDENIMQTDQMKEHLENLVEMAKKNDNTLIDTEIVNYFVGKPDITLTTDIMTKIFDYLDEHHVAVLSETEDDDEILDDMILEDTEDADIDIEKIDLSVPDGVSIEDPVRMYLKEIGKVPLLTAEEEIELAKRMEAGDEKAKQKLAEANLRLVVSIAKRYVGRGMLFLDLIQEGNLGLIKAVEKFDYEKGYKFSTYATWWIRQAITRAIADQARTIRIPVHMVETINKLIRESRQLLQELGREPLPEEIAERMGISVERVREILKISQEPVSLETPIGEEEDSHLGDFIQDQNVPVPAEAAASNLLRDQLNEVLDTLTPREQKVLRLRFGMDDGRARTLEEVGKEFQVTRERIRQIEAKALRRLRHPSKSRKLKDFLDANE